From one Streptomyces chromofuscus genomic stretch:
- a CDS encoding carbohydrate ABC transporter permease has translation MTTTTASARPGERTVGKSSPGAARGPRRRTGRIRRIGLPYLLLLPALVLELLVHLVPMVIGIVMSFKELTQFYIRDWSIAPWTGVDNYRISVDFDAPVGEALLHSFLVTCGFTVLSVGLCWFVGTAAAICMQDTFRGRGLLRALFLVPYALPVYAAVITWAFMFQHDNGLVNHVLHDQLGLTDKPSFWLIGDNSFVALLVVSVWKGWPFAFLIVMAGLQNIPKDLYEAAALDGAGVWQQIRRITLPSLRPVNQVLILVLFLWTFNDFNTPYVLFGKAAPAAADLISIHIYQSSFVTWNFGTGSAMSVLLLLFLLVVTGVYLLLTSRGRRSTHA, from the coding sequence ATGACCACCACCACCGCCTCGGCACGGCCCGGTGAGCGGACGGTCGGCAAGAGCTCCCCCGGTGCGGCGCGCGGTCCTCGCCGCCGCACCGGGCGGATCCGCCGGATCGGCCTGCCCTACCTGCTGCTCCTGCCCGCGCTGGTCCTGGAACTCCTCGTCCACCTGGTGCCGATGGTGATCGGCATCGTGATGAGCTTCAAGGAACTCACCCAGTTCTACATCCGGGACTGGAGCATCGCCCCGTGGACCGGCGTCGACAACTACCGCATCTCGGTGGACTTCGACGCCCCCGTCGGCGAGGCACTGCTCCACTCGTTCCTCGTCACCTGCGGCTTCACCGTCCTGTCCGTCGGCCTGTGCTGGTTCGTCGGCACGGCCGCCGCGATCTGCATGCAGGACACGTTCCGCGGCCGGGGCCTGCTGCGCGCGCTGTTCCTGGTGCCGTACGCGCTGCCCGTCTACGCCGCCGTCATCACCTGGGCGTTCATGTTCCAGCACGACAACGGCCTGGTGAACCACGTCCTGCACGACCAGCTCGGCCTCACCGACAAGCCCTCCTTCTGGCTGATCGGCGACAACAGCTTCGTCGCCCTGCTCGTCGTCTCCGTCTGGAAGGGCTGGCCGTTCGCCTTCCTGATCGTGATGGCCGGCCTGCAGAACATCCCCAAGGACCTGTACGAGGCGGCGGCCCTGGACGGCGCCGGCGTCTGGCAGCAGATCCGCCGCATCACCCTGCCGTCGCTGCGTCCGGTCAACCAGGTGCTGATCCTGGTCCTGTTCCTGTGGACGTTCAACGACTTCAACACGCCCTACGTCCTGTTCGGCAAGGCCGCGCCCGCCGCCGCCGACCTGATCTCCATCCACATCTACCAGTCGTCGTTCGTCACCTGGAACTTCGGCACCGGCTCCGCCATGTCGGTCCTGCTGCTGCTCTTCCTGCTCGTCGTGACGGGCGTGTACCTGCTGCTGACGTCGCGCGGCCGGAGGTCCACCCATGCCTAG
- a CDS encoding extracellular solute-binding protein, protein MRSIRAAAVGAVTLSLALAASACGGGSASGGGSNDSPKTLTYWASNQGASVEVDKKVLQPELDKFEKQTGIKVELEVVPWSDLLNRILTATTSGQGPDVLNIGNTWSASLQATGALLPWDEKNFDKIGGKDRFVGSALGSTGVHGQDPAAVPLYSMAYALYYNKKMFADAGVTQPPATWDELVEVGRKISKDGKWALGAEGSNLSNNIHQVFVLGKQHGADFFTADGKPDFTSDGAVAAVKQYVDLMAKDKIIAPGNAEYAQNQSLSDFAKDKTAMVLWQTASATFASMGMKEDEWGVAPAPVQSGEPGTGTNTNSMVAGINMAVFKNTDNIDGATEFVKFMTSDAEQKILNKAYGSIPPVKAAQSDPAFNSPATAVLRDTLATSATALPQVPDESQFETAVGTAVKELFADAAAGRPVTTESVKAALAKAQQQMPTK, encoded by the coding sequence ATGCGCAGCATCCGAGCCGCGGCCGTAGGCGCCGTCACCCTGTCTCTCGCTCTCGCCGCCTCGGCCTGCGGAGGCGGTTCCGCCTCGGGCGGCGGGTCCAACGACTCGCCCAAGACGCTGACCTACTGGGCCTCCAACCAGGGCGCCAGCGTCGAGGTCGACAAGAAGGTCCTCCAGCCCGAACTCGACAAGTTCGAGAAGCAGACCGGCATCAAGGTGGAGCTGGAGGTCGTGCCCTGGTCCGACCTGCTCAACCGCATCCTCACCGCCACCACCTCCGGCCAGGGCCCGGACGTGCTCAACATCGGCAACACCTGGAGCGCCTCCCTCCAGGCCACCGGCGCGCTGCTGCCCTGGGACGAGAAGAACTTCGACAAGATCGGCGGCAAGGACCGCTTCGTCGGGTCAGCCCTCGGCTCCACCGGCGTCCACGGCCAGGACCCCGCCGCCGTGCCGCTGTACTCGATGGCGTACGCGCTCTACTACAACAAGAAGATGTTCGCCGACGCGGGCGTCACCCAGCCGCCGGCCACCTGGGACGAGCTGGTCGAGGTCGGCCGCAAGATCTCCAAGGACGGCAAGTGGGCCCTGGGCGCGGAGGGTTCGAACCTGTCGAACAACATCCACCAGGTCTTCGTCCTCGGCAAACAGCACGGCGCCGACTTCTTCACCGCCGACGGCAAGCCCGACTTCACCTCCGACGGCGCGGTCGCGGCCGTGAAGCAGTACGTCGACCTGATGGCCAAGGACAAGATCATCGCGCCCGGCAACGCCGAGTACGCGCAAAACCAGTCGCTGAGCGACTTCGCCAAGGACAAGACGGCGATGGTGCTCTGGCAGACCGCCTCGGCCACCTTCGCGTCGATGGGCATGAAGGAGGACGAGTGGGGTGTCGCCCCCGCCCCCGTCCAGTCCGGTGAACCCGGCACCGGCACGAACACCAACTCCATGGTCGCCGGCATCAACATGGCGGTCTTCAAGAACACCGACAACATCGACGGCGCCACCGAGTTCGTGAAGTTCATGACCAGCGACGCCGAGCAGAAGATCCTCAACAAGGCCTACGGCTCCATCCCGCCGGTCAAGGCCGCCCAGTCCGACCCGGCGTTCAACTCCCCGGCCACGGCCGTCCTGCGCGACACCCTCGCCACCAGCGCCACCGCGCTCCCCCAGGTCCCTGACGAGTCCCAGTTCGAGACGGCCGTCGGCACGGCGGTCAAGGAGCTGTTCGCCGACGCCGCGGCCGGCCGCCCGGTGACCACCGAGTCGGTGAAGGCGGCACTCGCCAAGGCCCAGCAGCAGATGCCGACGAAGTGA
- the fusA gene encoding elongation factor G has translation MRTALNRHLTTVRNLGILAHVDAGKTTVTERILYATGTTHRRGEVHDGTTVTDFDPQERDRGITIFAAAVSCAWDGHRINLIDTPGHVDFADEVERSLRVLDGAVAVFDAVAGVEPQSESVWRQADRHGVPRIAFVNKLDRAGADLDTAVASIRDRLHPAPLVVQLPIGAEDGFTGVVDLVRLRALIWADGAETAVAQPVPPDLREEARRRRRLLEESVAELHPQALEEFCTAGALSERTLAAALRDLTRTGDGVVVLCGSAYRNRGIEPLLDAVVAYLPSPLDVPPVRGTGGEERPADPRAPLAALAFKVSATPTGRLTYVRLYSGTIEKGDTVWEAGARRTERIGRILRVRADRHAPVDRAVAGDIVAVVGLKSAHAGSTLCAPDAPLVLEPPSTAEPVVSVAVEARTSADTDRLATALARLTEEDPSLVVRTDPETGQTVLSGMGELHLEVAVEKIRRGHGLDVQVGRPRVTYRETVVRGVTGHVHRHVKQDGGAGQFAHVVLDVEPLEAGFEFRSTVVGGRVPQEYVRAVEAGCRDALAEGPLGGHPVTGVRVTLTDGATHVKDSSEMAFRTAGRAGLHGALRVSGMALLEPVVEVTVTVPEDAVGGVLGDLAARRGRVTGSVTRAGAAVVTATVPLAELFGYATRLRSRTQGRGTFTARPTGYAPAPAGR, from the coding sequence GTGCGCACCGCACTGAACCGACACCTCACCACCGTCCGCAACCTCGGCATCCTCGCCCACGTCGACGCCGGCAAGACCACCGTCACCGAACGGATCCTCTACGCCACCGGCACCACGCACCGGCGCGGCGAGGTCCACGACGGCACCACCGTCACCGACTTCGACCCGCAGGAACGCGACCGGGGCATCACCATCTTCGCCGCGGCCGTCAGCTGCGCCTGGGACGGGCACCGGATCAACCTGATCGACACCCCCGGGCACGTCGACTTCGCCGACGAGGTGGAGCGTTCGCTGCGGGTGCTCGACGGGGCGGTCGCGGTGTTCGACGCCGTCGCGGGCGTCGAGCCGCAGAGCGAGTCCGTGTGGCGGCAGGCCGACCGGCACGGCGTACCGAGGATCGCCTTCGTCAACAAGCTGGACCGCGCGGGCGCCGACCTCGACACCGCCGTCGCCTCGATCCGCGACCGGCTGCACCCGGCCCCGCTGGTCGTGCAGTTGCCGATCGGCGCGGAGGACGGCTTCACCGGCGTCGTCGACCTGGTGCGCCTGCGCGCGCTGATCTGGGCCGACGGCGCGGAGACGGCCGTGGCGCAACCGGTGCCGCCGGACCTGCGCGAGGAGGCGCGGCGGCGCAGACGGCTCCTGGAGGAGTCGGTCGCCGAGCTGCATCCGCAGGCGCTGGAGGAGTTCTGCACGGCCGGGGCGCTGTCCGAGCGGACGCTGGCCGCGGCCCTGCGCGACCTGACCCGCACCGGCGACGGCGTCGTCGTCCTGTGCGGCTCGGCGTACCGCAACCGCGGCATCGAGCCGCTGCTCGACGCGGTCGTGGCGTATCTGCCGTCGCCGCTGGACGTGCCTCCCGTGCGCGGCACCGGCGGAGAGGAACGCCCCGCCGACCCGCGGGCGCCGCTCGCGGCGCTGGCGTTCAAGGTGAGCGCCACGCCGACCGGACGGCTGACGTACGTCCGGCTGTACTCGGGGACGATCGAGAAGGGGGACACCGTGTGGGAGGCGGGTGCGCGGCGCACCGAGCGGATCGGGCGCATCCTGCGCGTGCGGGCCGACCGGCACGCGCCGGTGGACCGGGCGGTCGCCGGGGACATCGTGGCCGTGGTCGGGCTCAAGTCCGCCCACGCCGGGTCGACCCTGTGCGCGCCGGACGCGCCGCTCGTCCTCGAACCGCCGAGCACGGCCGAACCGGTCGTCTCCGTGGCCGTCGAGGCCCGTACGTCCGCCGACACCGACCGGCTGGCCACGGCTCTCGCCCGGCTGACCGAGGAGGACCCGTCGCTGGTGGTGCGGACCGACCCCGAGACCGGGCAGACCGTGCTGTCGGGCATGGGCGAACTGCACCTGGAGGTGGCGGTGGAGAAGATCCGGCGCGGCCACGGGCTGGACGTCCAGGTCGGCCGGCCCAGGGTGACGTACCGGGAGACGGTCGTGCGCGGGGTGACCGGGCACGTCCACCGGCATGTCAAACAGGACGGCGGCGCGGGCCAGTTCGCCCATGTCGTCCTGGACGTCGAGCCCCTGGAGGCCGGGTTCGAGTTCCGCTCGACGGTCGTCGGCGGGCGCGTGCCGCAGGAGTACGTCCGCGCCGTCGAGGCCGGCTGCCGGGACGCCCTGGCGGAGGGACCGCTGGGCGGGCATCCGGTGACCGGGGTGCGGGTGACGCTGACCGACGGGGCGACGCATGTGAAGGACTCGTCGGAGATGGCGTTCCGGACGGCCGGCCGGGCCGGCCTGCACGGTGCCCTGCGCGTGAGCGGGATGGCGCTGCTGGAGCCGGTCGTCGAGGTCACGGTGACCGTGCCCGAGGACGCCGTGGGCGGGGTCCTCGGCGACCTCGCCGCCCGGCGCGGCCGGGTCACCGGCTCGGTCACCCGGGCCGGCGCGGCGGTCGTCACCGCCACCGTGCCGCTCGCCGAACTGTTCGGCTACGCGACCCGGTTGCGCAGCCGCACTCAGGGCCGCGGCACCTTCACCGCCCGGCCCACCGGGTACGCGCCGGCGCCGGCCGGCCGGTAA
- a CDS encoding carbohydrate ABC transporter permease, whose amino-acid sequence MAAPRSFLWTRRIFLTLLTGFVLLPVYVMVSSSLKPLQDVSSEFRWLPSELTIRPYIDIWSTVPLAKYFVNSLIVAGAATVCSVVIAVFAAYAVSRYDFPGKRVFSVTVLSTQMFPGILFLLPLFLLYVNIGNATGIALFGSRGGLILTYLTFSLPFSIWMLIGYFDSVPRDLDEAALVDGCGPLRALVRVVVPAAIPGIVAVAVYAFMTAWGEVLFASVMTNDTTRTLAVGLQGYATLNDVYWNQIMAASLVVSVPVVAGFLLLQRYLVAGLTAGAVK is encoded by the coding sequence ATGGCGGCCCCCCGCTCTTTCCTGTGGACCCGCCGGATCTTCCTGACCCTGCTCACCGGCTTCGTGCTGCTGCCGGTGTACGTCATGGTCTCCAGCTCCCTGAAGCCGCTGCAGGACGTGTCGAGCGAGTTCCGCTGGCTGCCGAGCGAGCTGACGATCCGCCCGTACATCGACATCTGGTCGACGGTCCCGCTCGCCAAGTACTTCGTGAACTCGCTCATCGTGGCGGGCGCGGCGACGGTCTGCTCGGTGGTCATCGCGGTCTTCGCCGCGTACGCCGTCAGCCGCTACGACTTCCCCGGCAAGCGCGTCTTCTCGGTCACCGTGCTGTCGACGCAGATGTTCCCGGGCATCCTCTTCCTCCTCCCGCTGTTCCTGCTCTACGTCAACATCGGCAACGCCACCGGCATCGCCCTGTTCGGCTCCCGGGGCGGCCTGATCCTGACGTACCTCACCTTCTCGCTGCCGTTCTCGATCTGGATGCTGATCGGCTACTTCGACTCGGTGCCGCGCGACCTGGACGAGGCGGCGCTGGTCGACGGCTGCGGACCGCTGCGCGCCCTGGTGCGGGTCGTCGTGCCGGCCGCGATCCCCGGCATCGTCGCCGTCGCCGTCTACGCCTTCATGACCGCCTGGGGCGAGGTGCTGTTCGCGTCGGTGATGACCAACGACACCACTCGCACCCTCGCGGTCGGCCTGCAGGGCTACGCCACGCTCAACGACGTGTACTGGAACCAGATCATGGCCGCCTCGCTCGTGGTGAGCGTCCCCGTGGTCGCGGGCTTCCTGCTGCTCCAGCGCTACCTCGTCGCCGGGCTGACGGCCGGGGCCGTCAAGTGA